The Pseudomonadota bacterium genomic sequence AGGATGCCGACGGGATCGCGGTCAGTTCCTATCAGGGCGGACATCTGGAGTTTTTCCGCTATTTAATGGATTCCCTGAAAGCCGCAGGCGCCGGTGAGATCCGGGTTTTTGCCGGGGGCGGGGGAACCATCACGGACGAGGAGGCGAAGACCCTCGAGGCCTATGGGGTGGAGAAGATCTATCTGCCCGAGGACGGCCAGCGGCTTGGTCTCGAAGGCATGGCCAAGGACATCATCGCCCGTGCGCGCGCACTGAAATCCGCTTATGCCGCGCCGCGCCGCTTTGGCCGGGAAGACATCCGCGCGGTCGGCCGCACGCTGTCGCTCATCGAGACCGCCGGCGCGGGGCAAGGAGGCACCGAGATCGTGGGGCTCGCCGACGTCTCGCTCTACGTCATGACCGCTGATTACGGCGGGTCCACGCAGCTCGAGCGACCCGATGAAGCCATCGACTACGCCCCGGCCCGAACCCGGGAGACAGCCCGCGCCGGCCTTCTTCCCAGCCTCTCGGCCGCCGGTTGCTTGTTTCAGGTCGACCGTGAGACTATGTTTGAGTTGTCATGAGCACCCTTCCCAAGCCTCATCGTTGGACGCGCGAGCAATATGAGCGTGTAGTGCGGCTAGGAGGCTTCGAGCCCGACCAACGCCTGGAGTTGATCGACGGGGAGATCGTGGATATGGCGCCTCAGAACGAACCGCACGCGGTGGCCCTCTGCCTCCTGCACGACGCCTTGCGCCGTGCGTACGGAGACGGCTATGTAGTCCGCATCCAGTCTCCCGTAGCCCTGGACGCCGGCTCGGCACCGGAGCCCGATCTCGCGATCGTCCCGGGCAGGCCGCGGGACTTCCTCACGAGCCACCCGAGCAACGCCGTGCTCCTCGTGGAGATCGCCGACACCACGCTCGCCTACGACCGTTCCACAAAGCGGGAGCTGTATGCCCGGAATGGGGTCCCGGAATACTGGCTGGTCAACCTCAACCAGGGCGTGCTCGAGGTCTACCGGAGCCCGCAAGGCTCAGATTATCTTGAGCACCGTATTGTAAAAAAAGGTGAAACGCTCGTGCCGAGCGGGGCGAGCCGGGCGGTCGCGGTAGCCGATCTCCTGCCTTGAGCGGGCGCCCGAGCGGCGCTCGCTCAACCCCGCCTCCGGGATCCGGCGGGGTCTCGTTCTTCGACCCAGCCTTGCTTGGGCCCGAAATCGGCCTCCCAGGCGCGGCCGTCGGTGGGCTGAGCGGCTCCGAATCGCGTAAGCAAGGGGGTTAGCGCTGATGCCTCATCGAAAAAGTCCACAACTGATCTTGCCATGATGTCATCTCCTTTTAGACGCCCAACGGCCAAGCTGACCGGGCGCCGACGTGGGAGGCGCTCTGGTGCAGCGCCTGGTTGGGCCTGCTACCCTTTTCCTCATCAATTAGGAAACCTTCTCCGTCACCCTTTATTCCCTTCGCGTCGATTTCCCATTCCGCTCCTGAATCACCTGGAACGATTTGTTTGCCCTCAACTCCCCCCTTTCTCTGAAGCCCAACGCCTGCCGGGTATAGAGTCTTCCGCCGTGACTTCTTTGCATTTGACAAAGTACATCATGCGGGGATTTTTGAATAGGCCTTCAAAAAGGCATGGTCGCGGAGATAGAGCGAAGTGCCCATGACNNNNNNNNNNGTTCTGAACTAGCCTTTGACTGTCGCGAGCTCTGCATCATAAAATTCTGACACGGATC encodes the following:
- a CDS encoding Uma2 family endonuclease, which codes for MSTLPKPHRWTREQYERVVRLGGFEPDQRLELIDGEIVDMAPQNEPHAVALCLLHDALRRAYGDGYVVRIQSPVALDAGSAPEPDLAIVPGRPRDFLTSHPSNAVLLVEIADTTLAYDRSTKRELYARNGVPEYWLVNLNQGVLEVYRSPQGSDYLEHRIVKKGETLVPSGASRAVAVADLLP